From Candidatus Nucleicultrix amoebiphila FS5, a single genomic window includes:
- a CDS encoding aspartate/glutamate racemase family protein: METEDLSEGKIIALIGGMGPESSLRLHSEILQQTPKFKTLKTDQDHIDLIHFSLSQGLEDRTQFLLNKTEKNPADVVYKTLVGLHQLSLYLHKKIIAAVVCNTFHAPPIFDHLKKLFLESNFQHITLLNLIEEVASYLRENFKNDTKIGILSTTGERTFHIYKSALEPLGFQVIQTNEEQQKELHRIIYELKVSLKINDSILEVFDKIIHYFKDMGVEALLLGCTEISLVAEKIDWNGKKIDPLQIIAGRLITRAIEK, translated from the coding sequence GTGGAGACAGAAGATTTATCTGAAGGAAAAATAATTGCTCTTATCGGAGGAATGGGACCAGAATCAAGTTTAAGACTTCATTCTGAAATTCTTCAGCAAACTCCAAAATTTAAAACTTTGAAAACTGATCAAGATCATATTGATCTTATTCATTTCTCTTTAAGTCAAGGTTTAGAAGATAGAACACAGTTTCTCTTAAATAAGACAGAAAAAAACCCCGCTGATGTTGTTTATAAAACGCTCGTTGGTCTTCACCAACTCTCTCTTTATCTACATAAAAAAATTATTGCTGCTGTTGTTTGTAATACATTTCATGCCCCGCCCATTTTTGATCATTTGAAAAAATTATTTCTCGAAAGCAATTTTCAACACATCACTTTGCTCAATCTTATTGAAGAAGTGGCGTCCTATCTAAGGGAAAATTTTAAAAATGATACTAAAATAGGCATCCTTTCAACAACTGGAGAAAGAACCTTTCACATCTATAAGAGTGCTCTTGAACCGCTCGGTTTTCAAGTTATTCAAACGAATGAAGAGCAGCAAAAAGAACTTCATCGGATTATTTATGAGTTGAAGGTTTCTTTGAAGATTAATGACTCCATCCTTGAGGTTTTTGATAAAATCATTCATTATTTTAAGGATATGGGAGTAGAAGCTCTCCTCCTGGGATGTACGGAAATATCTTTGGTGGCAGAGAAAATAGATTGGAATGGGAAAAAGATAGATCCCCTACAAATAATTGCTGGCCGTCTCATAACCCGAGCTATTGAGAAATAA
- a CDS encoding substrate-binding periplasmic protein, translated as MKTFKLFILLLVITFLNESAYCQEISGTQAIIKKGVLDVAMHEKDQPPFFMVDKDGTLIGVDVEIAKKIGESLGVEVRFNRDSKTFDEVIEKVKNKEADLGISKLSFTLLRARSVLYTDPYMVLRKALLINRLVFAKIKATRSADTLRQLMNEKSSVIGVIDKSSYVTFAHDYFPDTTIVPMATWENDILKSLEEGKILAAFRDESEVMKYFFLKPEANFTIMPVILKNNNDPIHMVVAPDNFHFKDWLDGFLITLHQELTVSSILSKYESYFEYKNENKPVNK; from the coding sequence ATGAAAACGTTTAAACTCTTTATTTTGCTCTTGGTCATTACTTTCTTGAATGAGAGTGCATATTGCCAAGAAATTTCAGGGACTCAAGCAATAATAAAGAAGGGCGTCCTTGATGTAGCCATGCATGAAAAAGATCAGCCGCCTTTTTTTATGGTAGATAAAGATGGCACGTTAATAGGCGTGGATGTTGAAATTGCCAAGAAAATAGGTGAATCTTTAGGCGTAGAAGTAAGGTTCAATAGAGATTCAAAAACTTTTGATGAGGTGATTGAAAAAGTTAAGAATAAAGAAGCGGATCTGGGGATTTCTAAGTTAAGTTTTACCTTATTACGTGCAAGAAGTGTTCTATATACCGACCCTTATATGGTCCTTAGGAAAGCGCTACTCATTAATCGTCTGGTGTTTGCTAAAATTAAAGCCACACGTTCTGCTGATACTTTGCGTCAGCTCATGAATGAAAAAAGCAGTGTTATTGGTGTTATTGACAAAAGCTCCTATGTCACTTTTGCCCATGACTATTTCCCAGACACGACTATCGTACCTATGGCAACCTGGGAAAACGACATTTTGAAATCTTTAGAAGAAGGAAAAATTCTAGCAGCGTTTCGTGATGAATCAGAAGTTATGAAGTATTTCTTTTTAAAGCCTGAAGCGAATTTCACAATCATGCCTGTTATTTTGAAAAATAATAATGACCCCATTCACATGGTGGTTGCACCAGATAATTTTCATTTTAAGGATTGGCTTGATGGTTTTCTAATCACTCTACATCAAGAATTAACCGTATCATCTATTCTTAGTAAATATGAAAGTTATTTTGAGTATAAAAACGAAAATAAACCTGTCAATAAATAG